In Actinoplanes sp. NBC_00393, a single genomic region encodes these proteins:
- a CDS encoding IS1380 family transposase — MKATATRPKITVTGGGRGVVAHAGARLLADLADATGLTSAFSLGLTGLRQRGGGHDPGRIAVDLAVMLADGGEAIADLAVLRDQAGLFGPVASDPTAWRLLSKVDEAMLAQLRAARAQAREVAWAQHAEVRGDLPQVTVAGRKMQGLVLDIDATIVICHSEKEAATRTWKKTFGYHPLFCFLDNTGEALSGLLREGRAGSNTTADHITVLDQALTQIPDAHRHGTPVLLRSDSAGSSHGFLAHIRSLREQHLDIRFSVGTAITEPVRQAITAASGWIPAIDTDGDLREHAEVCEITGLFDATGWPQGTRFLVRRERPHPGAQLSLFDTIEGWRHQVVATDTPPGNGGIQFLEARHRAHARVEDRIRTGKDTGFGRFPSRHFAINQAWLQLALTGIDLLAWTQTLLLDGDLATAEPKRLRYRLLHVAARLTRTARRTRLAIAADWPWTEALTSAFSRLAALPRPAG, encoded by the coding sequence GTGAAGGCTACCGCAACACGTCCGAAGATCACGGTGACTGGTGGCGGGCGGGGCGTGGTCGCTCACGCTGGTGCCCGGCTGCTGGCCGATCTCGCCGACGCGACCGGGTTGACCAGCGCGTTCAGTCTTGGGTTGACGGGTCTGCGGCAGCGCGGTGGCGGGCACGACCCGGGCCGGATCGCGGTCGATCTCGCGGTGATGCTCGCCGACGGCGGCGAAGCGATCGCCGATCTCGCCGTCCTGCGTGACCAGGCCGGCCTGTTCGGGCCGGTCGCCTCCGACCCGACCGCCTGGCGGCTGCTGTCGAAGGTGGACGAGGCGATGCTGGCCCAGCTGCGAGCCGCGCGAGCCCAGGCTCGGGAAGTGGCCTGGGCTCAGCACGCCGAGGTCCGCGGCGACCTGCCACAGGTCACCGTGGCCGGCCGCAAGATGCAGGGCCTGGTCCTGGACATCGACGCGACGATCGTCATCTGCCACTCGGAGAAGGAGGCAGCGACCCGGACCTGGAAGAAGACCTTCGGCTATCACCCGTTGTTCTGCTTCCTGGACAACACCGGCGAAGCCCTGTCCGGGCTCCTGCGCGAGGGCCGGGCCGGGTCGAACACCACCGCCGACCACATCACCGTCCTGGACCAGGCACTCACCCAGATCCCCGACGCCCACCGGCACGGCACCCCGGTCCTGCTGCGCAGCGACTCGGCCGGCTCCAGCCACGGCTTCCTCGCCCACATCCGATCGCTGCGCGAGCAGCACCTGGACATCCGATTCAGCGTCGGCACCGCGATCACCGAACCCGTCCGGCAAGCGATCACCGCGGCCTCCGGCTGGATCCCCGCCATCGACACCGACGGCGACCTGCGTGAACACGCCGAGGTCTGTGAGATCACCGGCCTGTTCGACGCTACCGGCTGGCCGCAGGGCACCCGGTTCCTGGTCCGCCGCGAACGCCCGCACCCCGGCGCCCAGCTGTCGCTGTTCGACACCATCGAAGGCTGGCGGCATCAGGTCGTCGCCACCGACACCCCACCCGGCAACGGCGGCATCCAGTTCCTGGAGGCCCGGCACCGGGCCCACGCCCGCGTCGAAGACCGCATCCGCACCGGCAAGGACACCGGCTTCGGCCGGTTCCCGTCCCGGCACTTCGCGATCAACCAGGCCTGGCTACAACTCGCCCTGACCGGCATCGACCTACTCGCCTGGACCCAAACCCTGCTCCTCGACGGCGACCTCGCCACCGCCGAGCCCAAGAGACTGCGCTACCGGCTGCTGCACGTCGCCGCCCGGCTCACCCGCACCGCCCGCCGGACCCGCCTCGCCATCGCCGCCGACTGGCCCTGGACCGAGGCCCTGACCAGCGCTTTCAGCCGCCTCGCGGCACTCCCACGACCCGCAGGCTGA
- the fxsT gene encoding FxSxx-COOH system tetratricopeptide repeat protein, translating into MGAGYVFISYSRIDSSFVGELADHLAAHQIPTWFDRRISPGEYWSREIEAAIDSCSAFIMVMSRSARASRWVALELNHSASRNKKIIPLLLNGEVFFELNTIEYEDVSDGSMPTPRTMSLLKVLTDEGAPLAPMIRPTPMLPSPPFASKVWHVPPRNSLFTGREEILRAIGHHRRAAVGSITALCGPGGVGKSSIAVEYAYSQSAEFELVWWMDAGPSSSVHEQLAAMAHSLGLVEDFTELSSAAARTRNYLRRHGNWLIAMEDASNADKVLGMLPYGTGQILITSRDSRFHEIGTVIDVRTFSRQESVAFLKAQLPVLSDTEADALAAAVGDLPLAAAQAGGFMRETGASAGEYLDALEGHASDLLQLGRPANYPRSVATVIARSVDELRNIDPLALKMLKLCAFLAPEPIPVAWMLQAPSGTFSDALNASAPRKIQLRASVGQLVRLGLARLVDVDSAFVIHRITRAVVRDLLGAADRDVLHETVLRLLLTAQLDDLSNVENWALSAAIAAHIRYLGQVNADDAHYVNSQEFRTLLLDVARYLEVSGQGDLAQTLAGHAYTSWSRRLASALR; encoded by the coding sequence ATGGGCGCCGGTTATGTCTTCATAAGTTATAGCCGAATTGATTCGTCTTTTGTCGGAGAACTGGCCGACCACTTGGCGGCGCATCAAATACCAACCTGGTTCGATCGCCGAATATCACCTGGCGAGTACTGGTCCAGGGAAATCGAAGCGGCTATCGATTCGTGCTCCGCCTTCATTATGGTGATGAGCCGATCGGCTCGGGCATCGCGGTGGGTTGCCCTCGAATTGAATCATTCAGCGAGTCGCAACAAGAAAATCATCCCGTTGCTGCTCAACGGTGAGGTGTTCTTTGAGCTGAACACCATTGAGTACGAGGACGTCTCTGACGGTAGCATGCCGACTCCCAGGACGATGAGCCTGCTGAAAGTCCTCACGGACGAGGGTGCGCCTCTGGCTCCGATGATACGGCCGACGCCGATGTTGCCGTCACCTCCATTCGCTTCCAAGGTGTGGCACGTGCCGCCGAGGAATTCGCTTTTCACTGGCCGCGAAGAAATTCTCCGAGCCATCGGGCACCATCGTCGAGCAGCAGTCGGATCGATCACCGCACTATGCGGCCCGGGAGGCGTCGGAAAAAGTAGTATAGCGGTTGAATACGCTTATTCACAATCAGCGGAGTTCGAGCTGGTTTGGTGGATGGACGCGGGGCCGTCTTCGTCTGTCCATGAGCAGTTGGCTGCCATGGCACATAGCCTTGGGCTCGTGGAGGACTTCACAGAACTATCGTCGGCCGCGGCGCGGACACGCAACTACCTTCGACGACATGGCAATTGGCTTATTGCGATGGAAGATGCCAGCAATGCGGACAAGGTTCTAGGAATGCTTCCTTACGGGACCGGCCAGATCCTGATCACCTCGCGCGACTCAAGGTTTCATGAGATCGGAACGGTGATCGATGTGCGCACCTTTTCCAGGCAAGAGTCTGTCGCCTTTCTCAAAGCACAGCTTCCGGTGTTGTCTGACACTGAGGCGGACGCCCTCGCCGCAGCGGTCGGCGACCTTCCGCTGGCAGCGGCTCAAGCAGGCGGATTCATGCGAGAAACCGGCGCGAGCGCGGGTGAATATCTGGACGCACTGGAAGGCCATGCGAGCGATCTGCTGCAACTTGGCCGGCCCGCCAACTATCCTCGGTCGGTCGCCACAGTGATCGCCCGGTCGGTGGACGAGCTTCGTAATATCGACCCGTTAGCGCTCAAGATGCTGAAACTGTGCGCCTTTCTCGCGCCTGAGCCGATTCCGGTGGCGTGGATGCTACAGGCCCCTTCCGGCACGTTCAGCGATGCGCTGAACGCCTCGGCGCCTCGAAAAATACAGCTCAGAGCGTCGGTGGGGCAACTTGTACGGCTAGGACTGGCGCGACTTGTCGATGTTGACAGCGCCTTTGTGATCCACCGAATAACCCGCGCAGTCGTCCGCGACCTTCTCGGCGCCGCGGACCGGGATGTCCTGCACGAGACGGTATTGCGCCTCTTGCTCACCGCTCAACTCGACGATTTGAGCAACGTAGAGAACTGGGCATTGTCCGCGGCCATCGCGGCACATATTCGCTACCTCGGACAGGTAAACGCTGATGATGCGCATTATGTCAATTCTCAGGAGTTCCGAACCCTGCTGCTCGACGTTGCCCGGTACTTGGAGGTCAGCGGACAGGGTGACCTTGCGCAGACCCTCGCCGGCCACGCATACACAAGTTGGTCTCGGCGCCTAGCCTCGGCCCTTCGTTAA
- a CDS encoding quinone oxidoreductase family protein has product MIRAAVLTVCGRPPTVTSRPVPIAGAGQVPIAVTAAPITPLDVLCASGTSYFGTPALPYVPGVQGVGHRPDGTPVWFATSAGMRPGDGSMAAAVAVPESDVVAVPTDVPLPALAALGLSAVAAHSALTRTGALTFGEQVLVLGAGGVVGQAAIQLALLCGARRVIAVARSSAARSRARELGAAAAVPYLPGDSPETLVARLRDAADGPVDLVLDPVFGVPAAAALQVLRPGGRLVNLGGSAAPTAVFDSATLRSGSLRILGYTNNALTVEERAESVVAVATHAAAGELSVSHEVVPFEQAADAWARQAGGIARGRIVLTL; this is encoded by the coding sequence GTGATCCGCGCGGCTGTCCTCACGGTCTGCGGGCGGCCGCCGACGGTCACCTCGCGGCCGGTGCCGATCGCCGGTGCCGGCCAGGTCCCTATCGCGGTGACAGCCGCGCCGATCACGCCGCTCGACGTGCTCTGCGCCTCGGGCACCAGCTACTTCGGCACCCCGGCGCTCCCGTACGTCCCTGGTGTCCAAGGGGTCGGCCACCGGCCCGACGGCACACCCGTCTGGTTCGCCACGTCGGCCGGGATGCGGCCCGGCGACGGGAGCATGGCGGCTGCGGTAGCCGTACCGGAAAGTGATGTCGTAGCCGTGCCCACTGACGTGCCACTGCCGGCGCTGGCCGCTCTCGGCCTGTCCGCGGTGGCCGCGCACTCGGCGCTGACCCGGACCGGTGCGCTGACCTTCGGTGAACAGGTCCTGGTTCTCGGGGCCGGTGGCGTGGTCGGTCAGGCCGCAATCCAGCTCGCCCTGCTCTGCGGCGCGCGGCGGGTGATCGCGGTGGCCCGATCGTCCGCGGCCCGGTCCCGCGCCCGCGAACTGGGTGCGGCGGCGGCCGTGCCCTACCTGCCCGGCGACTCGCCGGAGACACTGGTCGCACGCTTGCGTGATGCTGCAGACGGGCCGGTCGACCTGGTGCTGGACCCGGTCTTCGGCGTGCCGGCCGCGGCGGCGCTGCAGGTGCTGCGGCCCGGCGGCCGGCTGGTCAACCTGGGCGGATCGGCCGCGCCCACCGCGGTGTTCGACTCGGCGACGCTGCGGTCCGGGTCGTTGCGGATCCTCGGCTATACGAACAACGCCCTGACCGTGGAGGAGCGGGCTGAGTCGGTCGTTGCTGTGGCCACGCATGCGGCTGCCGGCGAGCTGAGCGTCAGCCATGAGGTCGTGCCGTTCGAGCAGGCGGCCGACGCTTGGGCGCGGCAGGCGGGCGGCATCGCCCGAGGACGCATCGTCCTCACCCTCTGA
- a CDS encoding extradiol ring-cleavage dioxygenase produces MASIVAVIASTHHPFYLKASTATGEDRPPFADEWTRKILAFRETLTRADPDVLVMVGSDHFHQLWLDNMPQFLVGKAPFFDANWYNEEREFGLPRMLLKGQEDLSAHILRAGLDEGFDLAFSNELRIDHSITCPIITLRPEADLPIVPIYTNIFAPPLPQPSRFVQLGAAIRKIVEEWPSDLRVAIIGTGHLSLELGGPRQFGPHGPDPLFDQRAVEWIATGDLDACLREVTLDSLHSPGNATHGFMDFMLMMGVAGAGAKADHVDTLDLFHTMEAYFTWYPNGAPQ; encoded by the coding sequence ATGGCCAGCATCGTCGCGGTCATCGCCTCCACCCATCACCCGTTCTATCTGAAGGCCAGCACCGCCACCGGCGAGGACCGTCCCCCTTTCGCCGATGAGTGGACCCGCAAGATCCTGGCGTTCCGGGAAACGCTCACCAGGGCCGACCCGGACGTGCTCGTCATGGTCGGCTCCGACCACTTCCACCAGCTGTGGCTGGACAACATGCCGCAGTTCCTGGTCGGTAAGGCACCGTTCTTCGATGCCAACTGGTACAACGAGGAACGCGAATTCGGCCTGCCACGGATGCTGCTGAAAGGCCAGGAGGACCTGTCCGCGCACATCCTGCGCGCCGGGCTCGACGAGGGTTTCGACCTGGCGTTCAGCAACGAGCTGCGGATCGACCACAGCATCACCTGCCCGATCATCACGCTGCGGCCGGAAGCGGATCTGCCGATCGTGCCGATCTACACCAACATCTTCGCGCCGCCGCTGCCGCAGCCGTCCCGGTTCGTGCAGCTCGGCGCGGCCATCCGGAAAATCGTCGAGGAATGGCCGTCGGATCTGCGGGTCGCGATCATCGGCACCGGTCACCTGTCGCTGGAACTGGGCGGGCCGCGCCAATTCGGGCCGCACGGCCCCGACCCGCTCTTCGACCAGAGAGCGGTCGAGTGGATCGCCACCGGCGACCTGGACGCCTGCCTGCGTGAGGTCACTCTGGACAGCCTGCACTCGCCCGGGAACGCCACCCACGGATTCATGGACTTCATGCTGATGATGGGCGTGGCCGGTGCGGGCGCTAAGGCCGATCACGTCGACACCCTGGACTTGTTCCACACCATGGAGGCCTATTTCACCTGGTACCCGAACGGAGCGCCGCAGTGA
- a CDS encoding citryl-CoA lyase, translating into MAEDLSFPTGLGTSDATTISLLGQDLAGDLMGKVGFGELAFWLVARRRPTPGETRVFEAVLVALADHGFTPTAIAARLTYLSAPESLQGALAAGLLGGGSRFLGVTEDCARFLSDALAEAGPNDSYEDIARNIIQTTRRVPGLGHPVHKELDPRTPVLIGIAKEEGCYGPHLELFEAVGRVHPKQLPLNGAGVCGAALADLGLPVELLRGFALLARAAGLLGQLAEERRRPIGMDVYLTVDRNAVYEP; encoded by the coding sequence GTGGCTGAGGACCTGAGTTTTCCGACCGGGCTCGGCACCTCGGACGCGACGACGATCTCGCTGCTCGGCCAGGATCTGGCGGGCGATCTGATGGGCAAGGTCGGGTTCGGGGAGCTGGCGTTCTGGCTGGTCGCGCGACGACGGCCGACGCCCGGTGAGACCCGGGTGTTCGAGGCGGTGCTGGTCGCACTCGCCGATCACGGGTTCACGCCGACGGCGATCGCGGCGCGGCTGACGTACCTCTCCGCTCCGGAATCCCTGCAGGGTGCGCTCGCGGCCGGTCTGCTCGGCGGCGGGTCGCGGTTTCTCGGGGTGACCGAGGATTGCGCCCGCTTCCTGAGTGACGCGCTCGCCGAGGCGGGGCCGAACGATTCGTACGAGGACATCGCCCGGAACATCATTCAGACGACTCGGCGGGTGCCCGGATTGGGGCACCCGGTGCACAAGGAACTGGACCCGCGTACCCCGGTGCTGATCGGGATCGCCAAGGAAGAAGGGTGCTACGGGCCGCACCTCGAGCTGTTCGAGGCCGTCGGGCGCGTACATCCCAAGCAGTTGCCCCTCAACGGCGCCGGGGTGTGCGGCGCCGCACTCGCCGACCTGGGCCTGCCGGTGGAATTGCTGCGCGGATTCGCGCTGCTCGCCCGCGCCGCCGGCCTGCTCGGACAACTCGCCGAGGAACGTCGCCGCCCCATCGGCATGGACGTCTATCTCACCGTCGATCGGAACGCCGTCTACGAACCGTAA
- a CDS encoding CaiB/BaiF CoA transferase family protein: MTQHSRGPLDGLLVADFSRILAGPYATMLLADLGAQVIKVEGPSGDDTRTWMPPVRDGVATYYLAINRNKRSIALDLKDPDDQAAARELARRADVVIENFKPGGLARFGLDYETVAAGNQGVIYASITGFGSGAGAALPGYDLMVQAISGLMSLTGDTSGPAYRAGISVFDVLTGMHANIGILSALHHRSQTGRGQHVEVNLLSSALSGLVNHSGGYVASGSVPYRMGNAHPSLFPYEPLPVADGELIVIAGNDGQFRKLCQVLGLPDLPADPRFGRNQDRTANREELRPLLVEQLVRRTRDEWFQDLIAAGVPCAPINTIDRGVALAENLGLEPVVTTGGVPGVRNPIGFSETPARYELPPPGLDEHGEEIRAWLRT; encoded by the coding sequence ATGACCCAGCACAGTCGGGGGCCACTGGACGGCCTGCTCGTGGCGGACTTCTCCCGGATCCTCGCGGGGCCGTACGCGACGATGCTCCTCGCCGACCTCGGCGCTCAGGTGATCAAGGTGGAGGGCCCGTCCGGGGACGACACCCGCACCTGGATGCCGCCGGTCCGGGACGGCGTCGCCACGTACTATCTGGCGATCAACCGGAACAAACGGTCGATCGCCCTGGACCTCAAGGACCCGGACGACCAGGCCGCCGCGCGCGAGCTGGCCCGCCGCGCCGACGTGGTGATCGAGAACTTCAAACCGGGCGGGCTGGCCCGGTTCGGGCTCGACTACGAGACGGTCGCCGCCGGCAACCAGGGCGTGATCTATGCGAGCATCACCGGCTTCGGCTCGGGCGCGGGCGCCGCACTGCCGGGATACGACCTGATGGTCCAGGCGATCTCCGGGCTGATGAGCCTCACCGGGGACACGTCGGGTCCGGCGTACCGGGCCGGGATCTCGGTCTTCGACGTGCTGACCGGCATGCACGCGAACATCGGCATCCTGTCCGCCCTGCACCACCGCTCGCAGACCGGCCGCGGCCAGCACGTCGAGGTGAACCTGCTGTCGTCGGCGCTGTCCGGGCTGGTCAACCACTCCGGCGGCTACGTCGCCTCGGGCAGCGTGCCGTACCGGATGGGCAACGCGCACCCCAGCCTGTTCCCGTACGAGCCGCTGCCGGTGGCCGACGGCGAGCTGATCGTGATCGCCGGCAACGACGGCCAGTTCCGCAAGCTCTGCCAGGTGCTGGGACTGCCCGACCTGCCCGCCGACCCACGGTTCGGCCGCAACCAGGACCGCACGGCCAACCGCGAGGAGTTGCGGCCGCTGCTGGTCGAGCAACTGGTCAGACGTACGCGTGACGAATGGTTCCAGGACCTGATCGCGGCCGGGGTGCCGTGCGCCCCGATCAACACGATCGACCGCGGCGTCGCGCTCGCCGAGAACCTCGGGCTGGAACCGGTCGTCACCACCGGCGGCGTGCCGGGCGTGCGCAACCCGATCGGTTTTTCGGAAACCCCGGCACGGTACGAGCTACCGCCGCCCGGCCTGGACGAACACGGTGAGGAGATCCGCGCGTGGCTGAGGACCTGA
- a CDS encoding amidohydrolase family protein, which produces MSDNDRPVLLRNGLVLTMDDSHTVLEGADVLVAGDRIVEVGHGLSAPGDALEIDATGGIVMPGMIDTHRHMWQTAMRGYGADWTLTQYFVWYYLESGKLFRPEDIYAGNLLSAIEAVDAGVTTSVDWSHGLQSADHADAAVDALEAVPGRFVLAYGNIQQGPWEWSTSDAFQDFYRRRIDGGKLAGFQMAFDVTGDPAFPEKAAFEVARELGVAVTTHAGVWGATNDEGIRLMYENGFMAPNTVYVHAATLSSDSYHRIAATGGSVSVSTESEQSAGQGYPPTFQLRNFGIPVSLSMDTSVWWSGDLFSAMRTTLSADRVREHLEAHGRQETVTHHKLRAEHVVDWATRGGAKALGMDSQLGAVTPGRKADLVLIKNDNSPAMFPILNPYGHVAYQAQRGDVHSVLVGGRLVKHEGRLVGLDLAAARAKVAATVDHLRSSLGEAMWARGMNPEIPETSVLENPYQYTDYDAGSAQWKH; this is translated from the coding sequence ATGAGCGACAACGACCGGCCGGTGCTGTTGCGCAACGGTCTGGTTCTCACCATGGATGACTCGCACACGGTGCTCGAAGGCGCTGACGTGCTGGTCGCGGGCGACCGGATCGTGGAGGTCGGGCACGGCCTGTCCGCGCCCGGCGACGCCCTGGAGATCGACGCGACCGGCGGCATCGTGATGCCCGGCATGATCGACACCCACCGGCACATGTGGCAGACCGCGATGCGCGGCTACGGCGCCGACTGGACCCTCACGCAGTACTTCGTCTGGTACTACCTCGAATCCGGCAAACTGTTCCGCCCCGAGGACATCTACGCCGGCAACCTGCTTTCCGCGATCGAGGCCGTCGACGCCGGGGTCACCACCAGCGTGGACTGGTCGCACGGGCTGCAGAGCGCTGATCACGCCGACGCCGCAGTGGACGCCCTGGAGGCCGTGCCGGGACGGTTCGTGCTCGCGTACGGCAACATCCAGCAGGGGCCGTGGGAGTGGTCCACGTCGGACGCCTTCCAGGACTTCTACCGGCGGCGCATCGACGGCGGGAAGCTGGCCGGCTTCCAGATGGCGTTCGACGTCACCGGCGACCCGGCGTTCCCCGAGAAGGCCGCGTTCGAGGTGGCCCGCGAGCTGGGCGTCGCGGTGACCACGCACGCCGGGGTCTGGGGCGCCACCAACGACGAGGGCATCCGGCTGATGTACGAGAACGGGTTCATGGCCCCGAACACGGTCTATGTGCACGCGGCGACGTTGAGCTCTGATTCGTACCATCGCATCGCCGCCACCGGCGGCTCGGTCTCGGTCTCCACCGAGAGTGAGCAGAGCGCGGGCCAGGGCTACCCGCCCACCTTCCAGCTGCGCAACTTCGGCATCCCGGTGTCGCTGTCGATGGACACGAGTGTCTGGTGGAGCGGCGACCTGTTCAGCGCGATGCGCACCACGCTCAGCGCCGACCGCGTCCGCGAACACCTGGAAGCGCACGGCCGGCAGGAGACCGTCACCCACCACAAACTGCGCGCCGAACACGTCGTCGACTGGGCGACCCGCGGCGGCGCCAAGGCCCTCGGCATGGACTCCCAGCTCGGCGCGGTGACGCCCGGCCGCAAGGCGGACCTCGTGCTGATCAAGAACGACAACTCGCCGGCGATGTTCCCCATCCTCAACCCCTACGGTCACGTCGCCTACCAGGCGCAACGCGGCGACGTGCACTCCGTGCTGGTCGGCGGACGGCTGGTCAAACACGAGGGCCGGCTGGTCGGCCTCGACCTCGCGGCGGCCCGCGCGAAGGTCGCCGCGACCGTCGACCACCTGCGCTCGAGCCTCGGCGAAGCGATGTGGGCGCGCGGCATGAACCCGGAGATCCCGGAGACGAGTGTGCTCGAGAACCCGTACCAGTACACCGACTACGACGCCGGCTCGGCCCAATGGAAGCATTGA